One genomic segment of Clostridium estertheticum subsp. estertheticum includes these proteins:
- a CDS encoding mannitol dehydrogenase family protein, whose protein sequence is MKLDQNGLKNFEFWEEHAFELPKYDIGKMIKHTKEKPEWLHFGAGNIFRAFPAVICQELLNKGILNTGIIVAEGYDYEIIEKSYKKFENLSILVTLKADGTLEKKVIGSIAESLCVDRNNLNDFNRLKEIFRAKTLKMVSFTITEKGYSLKNGNGEFLKDVDNDFKNEPTKATSYIGKLTALCYERFKNGRLPLTLASMDNCSHNGTKLENAITTFAKYWTENEMVEAEFLTYVTQNLSYPWSMIDKITPRPAESVIKMLSEIGIEDTEVIMTSKNTYIAPFVNAEQPQYLVIEDNFKNGRLPLDKAGVIYADKETVDKVEKMKVCTCLNPLHTALAIYGCLLSYNKISDEMKDNELVTLIENIGYVEGLPVVVDPGIMSPKDFIDEVMKVRLPNPFMPDTPQRIVCDTSQKLGVRFGETIKAYINNTDLDVKNLTFIPLAIAGWCRYLMAIDDAGNSFELSPDPMLKSLTNIIKNIKMSETKNVHEYLPLILCNESIFGVNLYEVGLGARIEDYFKELINGEGAVRLTLKKYCNSKI, encoded by the coding sequence TTGAAACTTGATCAAAATGGATTAAAGAATTTTGAATTTTGGGAAGAGCATGCTTTTGAATTACCTAAGTACGACATAGGTAAGATGATAAAACATACTAAAGAAAAGCCTGAATGGTTACATTTTGGAGCAGGAAATATATTTCGTGCTTTCCCGGCTGTGATTTGTCAAGAATTATTGAATAAAGGTATATTAAATACCGGCATAATAGTTGCTGAAGGATATGATTATGAAATAATTGAAAAAAGTTATAAAAAATTCGAGAATCTAAGCATTTTAGTAACTTTAAAAGCTGATGGAACACTAGAAAAAAAAGTAATTGGAAGCATTGCAGAATCGTTATGTGTAGATAGAAATAATTTAAATGACTTTAATAGATTAAAAGAAATATTTAGAGCTAAAACCTTAAAAATGGTTTCATTTACAATTACAGAAAAAGGATATAGCTTAAAAAATGGTAATGGAGAATTTTTAAAAGATGTTGATAACGATTTTAAAAATGAACCTACAAAAGCTACGAGTTATATTGGAAAGCTTACAGCATTATGTTACGAAAGGTTTAAAAATGGAAGGTTGCCATTGACATTAGCAAGCATGGATAATTGTTCGCATAATGGTACAAAACTTGAAAATGCTATAACTACATTTGCAAAATATTGGACAGAAAATGAGATGGTAGAAGCTGAATTTTTAACTTATGTAACACAAAATTTATCTTATCCTTGGAGCATGATAGATAAAATAACCCCAAGACCTGCAGAATCAGTTATAAAAATGTTAAGTGAGATTGGGATCGAGGATACAGAAGTAATTATGACTTCGAAAAATACATATATTGCGCCATTTGTTAATGCGGAGCAACCACAGTATTTAGTTATCGAAGATAATTTTAAAAATGGTCGTCTTCCACTTGATAAAGCCGGTGTTATCTATGCAGATAAAGAAACTGTTGATAAAGTAGAAAAAATGAAAGTTTGTACTTGTTTAAATCCTCTTCATACGGCGCTTGCTATTTATGGATGTTTATTATCTTATAATAAAATATCAGATGAGATGAAAGATAATGAACTTGTAACATTAATAGAGAATATAGGATACGTAGAAGGGTTGCCAGTTGTTGTGGACCCAGGTATTATGTCTCCTAAAGACTTTATAGATGAGGTGATGAAGGTACGGCTTCCAAATCCATTTATGCCAGATACGCCACAAAGAATTGTTTGTGATACTTCACAAAAATTAGGTGTACGGTTTGGTGAGACAATTAAGGCTTATATTAATAATACTGATTTAGATGTTAAAAATCTAACATTTATACCACTTGCTATAGCAGGATGGTGTCGTTATCTAATGGCTATAGATGACGCAGGCAATAGTTTTGAATTAAGTCCTGACCCTATGCTAAAATCATTAACAAATATAATAAAAAACATTAAAATGAGTGAAACTAAAAATGTTCATGAGTATTTACCATTAATTTTATGTAATGAATCAATTTTTGGTGTCAATTTGTATGAAGTAGGACTAGGAGCAAGAATTGAAGATTACTTTAAAGAATTAATTAATGGCGAAGGTGCTGTTCGCCTTACATTAAAAAAATATTGTAACTCTAAAATCTAG
- a CDS encoding bifunctional 4-hydroxy-2-oxoglutarate aldolase/2-dehydro-3-deoxy-phosphogluconate aldolase — MERIKIVQKLTEYGIVAVIRANSKEEGVKIVDAVTKGGINAIEVTMTVPGAIDVIKELTEIYKDNAEVLIGAGTVLDPETARACILAGAKYIVSPSLNPETIKLCNRYRVAVMPGIMTVKEAIEALELGVEIVKVFPGNVFGPQIISSLKGPLPQANFMPTGGVSLDNVKDWIKAGAVAVGTGGDLTRGAKTGDYKLVTETAVKFVEAVKKARA; from the coding sequence ATGGAAAGAATAAAAATAGTACAAAAATTAACAGAATATGGAATAGTGGCAGTTATTAGAGCAAACTCTAAAGAAGAAGGCGTAAAAATTGTAGATGCTGTTACAAAAGGCGGAATTAATGCAATTGAAGTTACAATGACAGTACCAGGTGCAATAGACGTAATTAAAGAATTAACTGAAATATATAAAGATAATGCAGAAGTACTTATTGGAGCAGGAACAGTACTAGATCCTGAAACTGCAAGAGCATGTATTTTAGCTGGAGCAAAATATATAGTAAGTCCAAGCTTAAATCCAGAAACTATAAAATTGTGTAATAGATATAGAGTTGCTGTTATGCCAGGAATTATGACAGTAAAAGAAGCTATCGAAGCACTAGAACTTGGAGTTGAAATAGTAAAAGTATTCCCAGGAAATGTTTTTGGACCACAAATAATAAGTTCTCTAAAGGGACCATTACCACAAGCTAACTTTATGCCAACAGGTGGAGTATCACTTGATAATGTTAAAGATTGGATAAAAGCAGGAGCGGTAGCAGTAGGAACTGGTGGAGATTTAACTCGTGGGGCTAAAACAGGAGATTATAAATTAGTAACTGAAACTGCTGTTAAATTTGTTGAAGCAGTTAAAAAAGCAAGAGCGTAG